From one Conyzicola nivalis genomic stretch:
- a CDS encoding ABC transporter permease, translating to MQSNNRPEQAHFVASLEDTPIVAVDKLDESQKARSTWADAWDSMRRRPMFWISSVLIVFIVIVGLFPGLFTQVDPTSCDLSSSNGSPEAGHPLGFTRQGCDVYSRIVFGTQASLTVGLLATVLVTLFGAIVGALAGFYGGFFDSLISRVGDIFFAIPTVLGAIVLMTVIPDRTALTVALVLSVFAWPQVARIMRGSVLSARNSDYVTASTALGVSNSKILVRHVVPNAIAPVIVVATVSLGTFIVAEATLSFLGIGLPSNIMSWGNDIGQARTSIRTSPQVLIYPSIALSITVLSFLMLGDVVRDALDPKARARG from the coding sequence ATGCAAAGTAATAACCGTCCCGAGCAGGCGCACTTCGTTGCCTCGCTCGAAGACACGCCCATCGTCGCCGTCGACAAGCTCGACGAATCCCAGAAGGCGCGCAGCACGTGGGCCGACGCGTGGGACTCCATGCGCCGCCGGCCGATGTTCTGGATCTCGTCGGTGCTCATCGTCTTCATCGTGATCGTCGGCCTGTTCCCTGGGCTGTTCACCCAGGTGGATCCGACCTCGTGCGACCTCTCGTCGAGCAACGGCTCGCCCGAGGCCGGGCACCCGCTCGGCTTCACCCGCCAGGGCTGCGACGTCTACTCGCGCATCGTGTTCGGCACCCAGGCCTCCCTCACCGTCGGCCTGCTGGCCACGGTGCTCGTGACGCTGTTCGGTGCGATCGTGGGAGCTCTCGCCGGCTTCTACGGCGGATTCTTCGACTCGCTGATCTCGCGCGTCGGCGACATCTTCTTCGCGATCCCCACCGTGCTCGGCGCGATTGTGCTCATGACGGTCATCCCCGACCGCACGGCACTCACCGTGGCACTCGTGCTGTCGGTGTTCGCCTGGCCGCAGGTGGCCCGCATCATGCGCGGTTCGGTGTTGTCGGCGCGCAACTCCGACTACGTGACGGCCTCGACCGCCCTAGGCGTCTCGAACTCGAAGATCCTCGTCCGTCACGTCGTGCCGAACGCCATCGCCCCGGTCATCGTGGTCGCGACCGTCTCCCTCGGCACGTTCATCGTCGCCGAGGCGACGCTGTCGTTCCTCGGAATCGGGCTCCCCTCGAACATCATGTCCTGGGGCAACGACATCGGGCAGGCCCGCACCTCGATCCGCACGAGCCCGCAGGTGCTGATCTACCCGTCGATCGCGCTGTCGATCACGGTCCTGTCCTTCCTTATGCTCGGTGACGTCGTGCGCGACGCCCTCGACCCGAAAGCGAGAGCGCGCGGATGA
- a CDS encoding dipeptide ABC transporter ATP-binding protein: protein MSNTLAEPIATSHSGAERPLLQIRGLEVGFQTQRGLVPAVRGVDLTLYAGQTLAIVGESGSGKSTTAQSIIDLLPGTGKVTAGEILFEGRDLTKLNSREIQDVRGRLIGYVPQDPMSNLNPVWNIGFQVEEAITANSSLRGKAARAETIKVLKEAGLSDAADRLKQYPHQFSGGMRQRVLIGIGLSAKPKLLIADEPTSALDVTVQRQILDHLATLTRDYGTSVLFITHDLGLAAERAEQLVVMYKGKVVESGPSTEILADPKHPYTQRLVAAAPSLASRRIQSAKHTATDADDAEIFAGGSLDDTLVARAVEREATAPARDLISLSNVSKVYRIRTKGFKHNELLAVNDVSFGVKKGTTTALVGESGSGKSTVAKLILQLEGITSGSIEFDGQDVAGLRGADLLKFRRRVQPVFQDPYGSLDPQYNVGNTIAEPLLAHKVGTPKERQERVRELLDQVSLPWSTRYRYPSELSGGQRQRIAIARALALKPDVLVLDEAVSALDVLVQGQVLNLLTELQTELDLTYLFITHDLAVVRLVADNVCVMRKGEIIESATTDEVFENPKEQYTRDLLAAIPGAHFEFGR, encoded by the coding sequence ATGAGTAACACACTGGCTGAACCGATTGCCACCTCACACTCCGGAGCCGAGAGGCCGCTCCTGCAGATCCGCGGGCTCGAGGTCGGGTTCCAGACCCAGCGGGGGCTCGTTCCCGCCGTCCGCGGCGTGGACCTCACGCTGTACGCCGGACAGACCCTCGCAATCGTGGGCGAATCGGGTTCCGGCAAGTCGACCACCGCGCAGTCGATCATCGACCTGCTCCCGGGCACCGGCAAGGTCACGGCCGGCGAGATCCTCTTCGAGGGGCGCGACCTGACAAAGCTGAACTCGCGGGAGATCCAAGACGTCCGCGGCCGTCTCATCGGCTACGTGCCGCAAGACCCGATGTCGAACCTCAACCCGGTCTGGAACATCGGATTCCAAGTGGAAGAGGCCATCACCGCGAACAGCTCGCTGCGCGGCAAGGCCGCTCGGGCCGAGACCATCAAGGTACTCAAGGAAGCGGGCCTCAGCGACGCCGCCGACCGGCTCAAGCAGTACCCGCACCAGTTCTCCGGCGGCATGCGCCAGCGCGTGCTCATCGGCATCGGTCTCTCGGCGAAGCCGAAACTCCTGATCGCCGACGAGCCGACCTCAGCGCTCGACGTCACCGTGCAGCGCCAGATCCTCGACCACCTCGCGACGCTCACGCGTGACTACGGCACCTCGGTGCTGTTCATCACCCACGACCTCGGCCTCGCTGCCGAGCGTGCCGAGCAGCTCGTCGTGATGTACAAGGGCAAAGTCGTCGAGTCAGGTCCCTCGACGGAAATCCTCGCCGATCCGAAGCACCCGTACACCCAGCGCCTCGTGGCCGCGGCTCCGAGCCTTGCCTCGCGTCGTATCCAGTCGGCCAAGCACACCGCCACCGACGCCGACGACGCCGAGATCTTCGCCGGCGGCTCGCTCGACGACACCCTCGTCGCGCGCGCCGTCGAGCGCGAAGCCACCGCCCCCGCCCGGGACCTCATCTCGCTCAGCAACGTCTCGAAGGTGTACCGCATCCGCACGAAGGGGTTCAAGCACAACGAGCTGCTCGCCGTGAACGACGTCTCGTTCGGCGTGAAGAAGGGCACGACCACTGCTCTGGTCGGCGAGTCCGGCTCGGGCAAGTCGACCGTCGCCAAGCTCATCCTGCAGCTCGAGGGCATCACGTCAGGCTCCATCGAGTTCGACGGCCAGGATGTCGCGGGGCTGCGCGGCGCCGACCTGCTCAAGTTCCGTCGCCGGGTCCAGCCCGTATTCCAGGATCCCTACGGTTCGCTCGACCCGCAGTACAACGTGGGCAACACGATCGCCGAACCGCTGCTGGCCCACAAGGTGGGAACGCCGAAGGAGCGCCAGGAGCGCGTGCGCGAGCTGCTCGACCAGGTGTCCCTGCCCTGGTCGACCCGGTACCGCTACCCGAGCGAACTCTCGGGCGGCCAGCGCCAGCGCATCGCGATCGCTCGCGCGCTCGCGTTGAAGCCCGACGTTCTCGTGCTCGACGAAGCGGTCTCCGCGCTCGACGTGCTGGTGCAGGGCCAAGTACTCAACCTGCTGACCGAGCTGCAGACCGAGCTCGACCTCACGTACCTCTTCATCACGCACGACCTGGCGGTCGTGCGGCTCGTCGCCGACAACGTCTGCGTGATGCGCAAGGGCGAGATCATCGAGTCCGCGACGACCGACGAGGTGTTCGAGAACCCGAAAGAGCAGTACACGCGAGACCTGTTGGCCGCCATTCCAGGCGCACACTTCGAGTTCGGGCGCTAG
- the typA gene encoding translational GTPase TypA has product MAIATRTDLRNVAIVAHVDHGKTTLVDAMLRQTNSFDAHAHLEDRAMDSNELEREKGITILAKNTAVLYNGKHAEENHAGGNITINVIDTPGHADFGGEVERGLSMVDGVVLLVDASEGPLPQTRFVLRKALEAKLPVILLVNKTDRPDARIDEVVAESQDLLLGLASDMSDEHPDLDLDAILDVPVVYASGRNGAASWNKPENGTLPDNEDLEPLFDAILKHIPAPTYDDEHPLQAWVTNLDASPFLGRLALLRVFQGNIKKGQTVAWVKHDGSVANVKVTELLITKALDRYPTDSAGPGDIVAVAGFDDIFIGETLADPEDVRPLPTITVDDPAISMTIGTNTSPMIGKVKGHKLTARMVKDRLDRELVGNVSLKLVDVGRPDAWEVQGRGELALAILVEQMRREGFELTVGKPQVVTKRVDGKLHEPFEHLTTDAPEEYLGAITQLLAARKGRMEGMSNHGTGWVRMEFVVPSRGLIGFRTEFLTVTRGAGIANAVSHGYEPWAGNIETRTNGSIVADRAGVATPFAMVALQERMSFFVEPTQEVYEGMVVGENSRADDMDVNITKEKQLTNMRQSTSDSFERMTPSRKLTLEECLEFAREDECVEVTPEFVRIRKVELDASARQRSTARLKKQNA; this is encoded by the coding sequence ATGGCAATCGCCACCCGCACCGACCTGCGCAACGTCGCAATCGTCGCCCACGTTGACCACGGCAAGACCACGCTGGTCGACGCCATGCTCCGCCAGACGAACTCGTTCGACGCACACGCGCACCTCGAAGACCGCGCCATGGACTCCAACGAGCTCGAGCGCGAAAAGGGCATCACGATCCTCGCGAAGAACACCGCGGTGCTCTACAACGGCAAGCACGCCGAAGAGAACCACGCGGGCGGCAACATCACGATCAACGTGATCGACACCCCCGGCCACGCCGACTTCGGCGGCGAGGTCGAGCGCGGCCTGTCCATGGTCGACGGAGTCGTCCTCCTCGTCGACGCGTCCGAGGGCCCGCTCCCGCAGACCCGCTTCGTGCTGCGCAAGGCCCTCGAGGCCAAGCTCCCCGTCATCCTCCTGGTCAACAAGACCGACCGTCCCGACGCCCGCATCGACGAGGTTGTCGCCGAGAGCCAGGACCTCCTGCTCGGCCTCGCCTCGGACATGTCCGACGAGCACCCCGACCTCGACCTCGACGCTATCCTCGACGTTCCCGTCGTCTACGCGTCCGGCCGCAACGGCGCCGCGAGCTGGAACAAGCCCGAGAACGGCACGCTGCCCGACAACGAAGACCTCGAGCCGCTGTTCGACGCGATCCTCAAGCACATCCCCGCGCCGACCTACGACGACGAGCACCCCCTTCAGGCCTGGGTCACCAACCTCGACGCCAGCCCGTTCCTCGGACGCCTCGCGCTGCTGCGCGTCTTCCAGGGCAACATCAAGAAGGGCCAGACGGTCGCCTGGGTCAAGCACGACGGCTCCGTCGCCAACGTGAAGGTCACCGAGCTGCTCATCACGAAGGCGCTCGACCGTTACCCCACCGACTCCGCAGGCCCCGGCGACATCGTCGCCGTCGCCGGCTTCGACGACATCTTCATCGGTGAGACCCTCGCCGACCCCGAAGACGTCCGCCCGCTGCCGACCATCACGGTCGACGACCCGGCCATCTCGATGACCATCGGAACCAACACCTCGCCGATGATCGGCAAGGTCAAGGGCCACAAGCTCACCGCGCGCATGGTCAAGGACCGTCTCGACCGCGAGCTCGTCGGTAACGTCTCGCTCAAGCTGGTCGACGTCGGACGCCCCGACGCCTGGGAGGTCCAGGGCCGTGGAGAGCTCGCGCTCGCCATCCTCGTCGAGCAGATGCGTCGCGAGGGCTTCGAGCTCACCGTCGGCAAGCCGCAGGTAGTGACCAAGCGTGTCGACGGCAAGCTGCACGAGCCGTTCGAGCACCTCACCACCGACGCGCCCGAAGAGTACCTCGGCGCCATCACCCAGCTCCTCGCCGCCCGCAAGGGTCGCATGGAGGGCATGAGCAACCACGGCACCGGCTGGGTGCGCATGGAGTTCGTCGTGCCGTCGCGCGGCCTCATCGGATTCCGCACCGAATTCCTCACCGTCACGCGCGGTGCGGGCATCGCCAACGCCGTCTCGCACGGCTACGAGCCCTGGGCCGGAAACATCGAGACCCGCACGAACGGCTCGATCGTCGCCGACCGCGCCGGTGTCGCCACCCCGTTCGCGATGGTCGCCCTGCAGGAGCGCATGTCGTTCTTCGTCGAGCCCACGCAGGAGGTCTACGAGGGCATGGTCGTCGGCGAGAACTCGCGTGCCGACGACATGGACGTCAACATCACGAAGGAAAAGCAGCTCACCAACATGCGCCAGTCGACCTCGGACTCGTTCGAGCGCATGACGCCGTCGCGCAAGCTGACGCTGGAGGAGTGCCTCGAGTTCGCCCGCGAAGACGAGTGCGTCGAGGTGACGCCCGAGTTCGTGCGCATCCGCAAGGTCGAGCTCGACGCCAGCGCCCGCCAGCGCAGCACCGCCCGCCTGAAGAAGCAGAACGCGTAA
- the efeB gene encoding iron uptake transporter deferrochelatase/peroxidase subunit — translation MTDDQEPGSPRLSRRGLLGLAGAGVVGAGLGFGVDRVFTPEASAASGAAASYPFFGEHQSGIITAAQDRLHFAAFDVSDITAAELEELLSDWTYAANRMTTGLGAGQYGPASGPYDAPPDDTGEALDLPPSGLTITFGFGPTLFDDRFGLAGRRPEALIDLPHFPGDALVPALTGGDLCIQACSDDPQVAVHAIRNLSRIAFGRASLRWSQLGFGRTSSTTRAQATPRNLFGFKDGTANLRAEDSDTAADVWARASDGARWMAGGSYLVARKIRMTIETWDRSSLREQERVVGRTKGEGAPLSGGTEFTAPDFDATGRQDAPLIDEAAHVRLAHPDTNGGAKMLRRGYNFVDGNDDLGRLNAGLFFICFQRDPREQFVPIQLRLAKNDAMNEYLRHVGSGIFAVPPGAKTGGSIGDGLFG, via the coding sequence ATGACTGACGACCAGGAACCGGGCAGCCCGCGGCTGTCCCGCCGGGGGCTCCTCGGGCTGGCCGGCGCCGGCGTCGTGGGCGCCGGACTCGGCTTCGGGGTCGACCGCGTTTTCACGCCAGAGGCCTCGGCCGCATCCGGAGCCGCCGCCTCCTATCCCTTTTTCGGCGAGCACCAGTCGGGCATCATCACCGCGGCGCAGGACCGCCTGCACTTCGCGGCATTCGACGTGAGCGACATCACGGCGGCCGAACTCGAGGAGCTGCTGTCCGACTGGACCTACGCGGCGAACCGGATGACGACGGGGCTCGGGGCCGGGCAGTACGGACCGGCGAGCGGACCGTACGACGCGCCTCCGGATGACACGGGCGAGGCACTCGACCTCCCACCGTCGGGCCTCACGATCACCTTCGGATTCGGTCCGACGCTGTTCGACGACCGCTTCGGCCTCGCCGGTAGACGCCCCGAGGCGCTCATAGACCTGCCGCACTTCCCCGGCGACGCCCTGGTCCCCGCACTCACCGGCGGCGACCTGTGCATCCAGGCCTGCAGCGACGACCCGCAGGTGGCGGTGCACGCGATCCGCAACCTCTCCCGCATCGCGTTCGGCCGGGCCAGCCTGCGCTGGTCGCAACTGGGCTTCGGGCGAACCTCGTCGACAACACGGGCGCAGGCGACGCCGCGCAACCTGTTCGGCTTCAAGGACGGCACCGCCAACTTGCGCGCGGAGGACTCCGACACCGCGGCGGACGTCTGGGCCCGCGCCTCGGACGGCGCACGGTGGATGGCCGGCGGCAGCTACCTGGTGGCACGGAAGATCCGGATGACGATCGAGACGTGGGACCGCTCGTCGCTGCGCGAGCAGGAGCGCGTCGTCGGACGCACGAAGGGCGAGGGCGCACCGCTGAGCGGCGGCACCGAGTTCACCGCCCCGGACTTCGACGCGACCGGCAGGCAGGACGCTCCGCTCATCGACGAGGCGGCGCACGTGCGGCTGGCCCACCCGGATACGAACGGCGGCGCGAAGATGCTGCGCCGCGGCTACAACTTCGTCGACGGCAACGACGACCTCGGCCGCCTCAACGCCGGACTGTTCTTCATCTGCTTCCAGCGCGACCCGCGCGAGCAGTTCGTGCCGATCCAGCTGCGGCTCGCGAAGAACGACGCGATGAACGAGTACCTGCGGCACGTGGGCTCTGGCATCTTCGCGGTACCGCCCGGCGCGAAAACGGGCGGCTCGATCGGCGACGGGCTGTTCGGCTAG
- the efeO gene encoding iron uptake system protein EfeO — MNRSTATPIRTRAVFAASMGAAALLALSACVANNPAATGGADATALTVDSSATDCVLSATEAPSGSVSFSIENTGDQVTEFYLLADDELRIVGEVENIGPGITRDLVVQAKPGDYFTVCKPGMVGDGIGKAAFTVTDSGADLAADGDDKELVEAAAANYVAYIKNQVEGLVTSTTTFLDAYRAGDDEAARALYAPTRAAYERIEPVAESFGDLDPKIDFREADVEEGTEWTGWHRIEKDLWQPTAENNGGEAYVPLTADERARFADLLEQDTAALNDAVHESDYTVSIDAISNGAIGLLDEVASGKITGEEEIWSHTDLWDFQANLEGARVAYEGVRDIVEPKDPELVDQLDEEFASLESLLAGYGSLETGFTYYTDLTTEQVKELADGVNALSEPLSKLTAVLVG; from the coding sequence ATGAACCGGTCGACAGCGACCCCGATCCGCACCCGCGCGGTCTTCGCGGCGAGCATGGGCGCTGCAGCCCTGCTCGCGCTCTCGGCCTGCGTGGCCAACAACCCCGCCGCGACGGGCGGCGCGGACGCGACGGCGCTCACTGTCGACTCGAGCGCGACCGACTGCGTGCTCTCGGCCACGGAGGCTCCGAGCGGCAGCGTGAGCTTCAGCATCGAGAACACCGGCGACCAGGTCACCGAGTTCTACCTGCTGGCCGACGACGAGCTGCGCATCGTCGGCGAAGTCGAGAACATCGGCCCCGGCATCACCCGCGACCTCGTGGTGCAGGCGAAGCCGGGCGACTACTTCACCGTCTGCAAGCCCGGCATGGTGGGCGACGGCATCGGCAAGGCGGCCTTCACCGTCACCGACTCGGGAGCCGACCTCGCCGCCGACGGCGACGACAAAGAGCTCGTCGAGGCGGCCGCCGCGAACTACGTGGCGTACATCAAGAACCAGGTCGAGGGACTCGTGACCTCGACGACGACCTTCCTCGACGCCTACCGCGCCGGCGACGACGAGGCCGCGCGCGCCCTCTACGCTCCGACACGCGCCGCGTACGAGCGCATCGAACCCGTCGCCGAATCGTTCGGCGACCTCGACCCGAAGATCGACTTCCGCGAGGCGGACGTCGAAGAGGGCACCGAGTGGACCGGTTGGCACCGCATCGAGAAGGACCTGTGGCAGCCGACCGCCGAGAACAACGGCGGAGAGGCCTACGTGCCGCTGACCGCCGACGAGCGGGCGCGGTTCGCCGACCTGCTGGAACAGGACACCGCCGCACTGAACGATGCCGTGCACGAGAGCGACTACACGGTCTCCATCGACGCGATCAGCAACGGCGCCATCGGCCTGCTCGACGAGGTCGCCTCCGGCAAGATCACCGGCGAGGAAGAGATCTGGTCGCACACCGACCTCTGGGACTTCCAGGCCAACCTCGAGGGCGCCCGCGTGGCCTACGAGGGCGTGCGCGACATCGTCGAGCCGAAGGATCCCGAGCTGGTCGACCAGCTCGACGAGGAATTCGCCTCGCTCGAGTCGCTCCTCGCCGGCTACGGCAGCCTCGAGACCGGCTTCACGTACTACACCGACCTCACCACCGAGCAGGTGAAGGAGCTGGCCGACGGCGTGAACGCCCTGAGCGAGCCGCTGAGCAAGCTCACCGCGGTTCTGGTCGGCTAG
- the efeU gene encoding iron uptake transporter permease EfeU: MLANFLIGLREGLEAGLVVGILIAYVVKIGRRDVLPRIWLGVGLAVALSLGLGCLLTFGAYGLSFQAQELIGGLLSIVATGFVTWMIFWMLRTARGLSRELRGEIDNHLSGAGWGLVLVAFLAVGREGLETALFIWAAVQASGSTTLPLLGAALGIAVSVVLAYLVYRGVVSINLSRFFTYTGAFLIVVAGGVLAYGVHDLQEAGFLPGLGTLAFDVSAAVPPDSWYGTLLKGVFNFSPATTVLEAVAWVAYVVPVMFLFLRSARRQGGSAPRSAPVSSTITPEGAL, encoded by the coding sequence GTGCTCGCAAACTTCCTCATCGGCCTGCGCGAGGGCCTCGAAGCCGGGCTGGTGGTAGGCATCCTCATCGCCTACGTGGTCAAGATCGGCCGCCGCGACGTGCTTCCCCGCATCTGGCTGGGCGTCGGTCTCGCCGTCGCCCTGTCTCTCGGCCTGGGCTGCCTGCTGACGTTCGGCGCCTACGGCCTGTCGTTCCAGGCGCAGGAGCTCATCGGCGGACTGCTGTCGATCGTCGCCACCGGGTTCGTCACGTGGATGATCTTCTGGATGCTGCGTACCGCACGTGGGCTGTCGCGCGAGTTGCGCGGCGAGATCGACAACCACCTCTCCGGTGCCGGGTGGGGGCTCGTCCTCGTCGCCTTCCTCGCCGTCGGGCGCGAAGGACTCGAGACGGCCCTGTTCATCTGGGCGGCCGTGCAGGCGAGCGGGTCGACGACGCTCCCCCTGCTCGGCGCCGCGCTCGGTATCGCCGTGTCGGTCGTCCTCGCCTACCTGGTCTACCGCGGCGTCGTGTCGATCAACCTCTCGCGGTTCTTCACCTACACGGGGGCGTTCCTCATCGTCGTCGCCGGCGGGGTGCTCGCCTACGGCGTGCACGACCTGCAGGAGGCCGGATTCCTGCCGGGTCTCGGCACCCTCGCCTTCGACGTCTCGGCGGCCGTACCGCCCGACAGCTGGTACGGCACCCTGCTCAAGGGCGTCTTCAACTTCTCCCCCGCCACCACGGTCCTCGAGGCCGTCGCGTGGGTCGCCTACGTGGTTCCGGTCATGTTCCTGTTCCTGCGTTCGGCACGCCGTCAGGGCGGCTCGGCGCCCAGGTCCGCGCCCGTGTCATCCACCATCACCCCAGAAGGAGCCCTATGA
- a CDS encoding PIG-L family deacetylase, with the protein MSDFTAPSDPAERVLFVHAHPDDESITTGGTIATLVSAGAAVTVLTCTRGELGEVIPDELQYLLDSGDELAAYREGELAEAMRALGVTDHRYLGEANARWVDLEPRRYLDSGMRWGASGTAEALDSSDEPSLAAAPVSAVTADIAAVISDIAATAVVSYDERGGYGHPDHVRAHDAARRAAEVMGVPYFEIATDARGPVVVDVTPVADRKRAALAAHRTQLTLDGDTFALSNGVSQPIGVTESFRRVSTEAADESVPFREQTVGVKIGVAALVLVLGALIGTLMTAVHQSSGTVGDLAVPWGLALALVASTGFVVGLRVLTGSRILPILATVGIMGVTAYLASPTVGGSVIVPANFAGVIWTFAPAVVILVAVAWPNLSRITPVTAEPQPHRG; encoded by the coding sequence ATGTCTGACTTCACCGCACCCTCGGACCCGGCCGAGCGCGTTCTCTTCGTGCACGCGCATCCCGACGACGAGAGCATCACCACCGGTGGCACCATAGCCACGCTCGTGAGCGCCGGCGCAGCGGTGACCGTGCTCACCTGCACGCGCGGCGAGCTGGGCGAGGTCATCCCCGACGAGCTGCAGTACCTGCTGGACTCCGGCGACGAGCTCGCCGCTTACCGTGAGGGCGAGCTCGCCGAGGCGATGCGGGCGCTGGGTGTCACCGACCACCGCTACCTGGGCGAGGCCAACGCCCGCTGGGTCGACCTCGAACCGCGCCGGTACCTCGACTCGGGGATGCGCTGGGGCGCATCCGGAACCGCCGAAGCCCTCGACTCTAGCGACGAGCCCTCCCTCGCAGCCGCGCCGGTCAGCGCGGTCACCGCGGACATCGCGGCGGTCATCTCCGACATCGCAGCGACCGCCGTCGTGAGCTACGACGAGCGCGGCGGCTACGGACACCCCGACCACGTCCGGGCCCACGACGCGGCACGACGCGCCGCCGAGGTCATGGGCGTGCCCTACTTCGAGATTGCCACGGATGCTCGCGGCCCGGTCGTCGTGGACGTCACGCCGGTCGCGGACCGCAAACGCGCCGCGCTCGCGGCCCACCGCACGCAGCTCACCCTCGACGGCGACACTTTCGCGCTCTCGAACGGCGTCTCCCAGCCGATCGGCGTCACGGAGTCGTTCCGACGGGTCAGCACGGAGGCGGCCGACGAGAGCGTGCCCTTCCGCGAGCAGACCGTCGGCGTCAAGATCGGCGTCGCAGCACTCGTGCTGGTGCTCGGGGCGCTCATCGGCACGCTGATGACCGCCGTGCACCAGTCGAGCGGCACGGTGGGCGACCTCGCTGTGCCCTGGGGGCTGGCCCTCGCCCTCGTGGCATCCACCGGCTTCGTGGTGGGGCTGCGGGTGCTCACCGGATCGCGCATCCTGCCGATCCTTGCGACCGTCGGCATTATGGGCGTCACCGCGTATCTCGCCTCGCCGACGGTGGGCGGATCCGTGATCGTGCCGGCCAATTTCGCCGGTGTTATCTGGACTTTTGCTCCCGCGGTCGTCATTCTCGTCGCGGTCGCGTGGCCCAATCTCAGCCGCATCACGCCGGTCACCGCAGAACCCCAGCCTCACCGTGGGTAA
- the fdxA gene encoding ferredoxin, whose product MTYVIAQPCVDIKDRACIDECPVDCIYEGDRMLYIHPDECVDCGACEPVCPVEAIYYEDDVPEQWADYYKANVEFFDEVGSPGGAAKVGVIHKDHALVMAEPFNGHAE is encoded by the coding sequence GTGACCTACGTCATCGCCCAACCCTGTGTCGATATCAAAGACCGCGCCTGCATCGACGAATGCCCCGTCGACTGCATCTACGAGGGTGACCGGATGCTCTACATCCACCCCGACGAGTGCGTCGACTGCGGTGCGTGCGAGCCGGTCTGCCCCGTCGAGGCCATCTACTACGAAGACGACGTGCCCGAGCAGTGGGCCGACTACTACAAGGCGAACGTCGAATTCTTCGACGAGGTGGGCTCGCCCGGCGGAGCCGCGAAGGTCGGAGTGATCCACAAGGACCACGCGCTCGTTATGGCCGAGCCATTCAACGGCCACGCCGAATAG
- the dapC gene encoding succinyldiaminopimelate transaminase, whose product MTRSPLSLPDFPWDALVPFGARARLHPGGIIDLSVGSPVDPTPALIRDAITAATDAHAYPQVAGTPALREAIVEWYARRRGVHGLDTADVLPSIGSKELIAWLPLMLGIGEGDVVVHPSVAYPTYAIGAALAKATALASDDPAEWPQNTRLVWINSPGNPDGRVLDVETMRAMVARARELGAVIAGDECYAELNWAADEPTPSVLDPRVVGGDRTSVLSVYSLSKQSNLAGYRAGFVAGDGALIAELLGVRKHAGLIPPAPVQAAMIVALGDETHVDVQRELYRSRRDRLKAAVEAAGFTVDHSEAGLYLWATRGQDAWQTVADLADIGLLVVPGTFYTDGAPQHVRIALTVSDDDIDTAVERLAGLA is encoded by the coding sequence GTGACCCGCTCGCCGCTCAGCCTCCCCGACTTCCCGTGGGACGCGCTCGTGCCGTTCGGCGCGCGCGCACGGCTGCACCCGGGCGGCATCATCGACCTGTCGGTCGGCTCGCCCGTCGATCCGACGCCCGCGCTGATCCGTGACGCGATCACGGCCGCGACCGACGCCCACGCCTACCCGCAGGTGGCGGGAACTCCGGCGCTGCGGGAGGCGATCGTCGAGTGGTACGCGCGGCGCAGGGGAGTGCACGGGCTCGACACGGCCGACGTCCTGCCGTCGATCGGCTCGAAAGAGCTCATCGCGTGGCTGCCCCTCATGCTCGGCATCGGGGAGGGCGACGTGGTCGTACACCCGAGCGTCGCCTATCCGACCTACGCCATCGGCGCCGCCCTCGCCAAAGCGACCGCGCTCGCGAGCGACGACCCCGCCGAGTGGCCGCAGAACACCAGGCTCGTCTGGATCAACTCGCCGGGCAACCCCGACGGCCGCGTGCTCGACGTCGAGACGATGCGCGCCATGGTGGCACGCGCCCGAGAACTGGGCGCCGTGATCGCAGGCGACGAATGCTACGCCGAACTCAACTGGGCCGCGGATGAACCGACCCCCTCGGTCCTCGACCCGCGGGTCGTCGGCGGCGACCGTACCTCCGTGCTCTCGGTCTACTCGCTCAGCAAACAGTCGAACCTCGCCGGGTACCGCGCCGGGTTCGTCGCCGGAGACGGCGCGCTGATCGCCGAGCTCCTCGGCGTGCGGAAGCACGCCGGGCTCATCCCGCCGGCTCCCGTGCAGGCGGCGATGATCGTCGCGCTCGGCGACGAGACCCACGTCGATGTGCAGCGCGAGCTCTACCGTTCGCGGCGCGACCGCCTCAAGGCCGCCGTCGAGGCGGCCGGATTCACCGTCGACCACAGCGAGGCGGGGCTCTACCTCTGGGCGACCCGCGGTCAGGACGCGTGGCAGACCGTCGCCGACCTGGCCGACATCGGCCTGCTCGTCGTGCCCGGTACCTTCTACACCGACGGCGCCCCCCAACACGTGCGTATCGCCCTCACGGTGAGCGACGACGACATCGATACCGCCGTCGAGAGGCTTGCCGGGCTGGCCTGA